The Alnus glutinosa chromosome 7, dhAlnGlut1.1, whole genome shotgun sequence genome includes a region encoding these proteins:
- the LOC133873209 gene encoding leucine-rich repeat receptor-like serine/threonine-protein kinase RGI4, which yields MAEASGRNAALVYYQTKGVISFGWEGRKDFAVQEHGRGRGFVSERLDRKHSKGDLRAQESRQALASLQQFVGLDTGQDRKLLLSLIRFQANLNMLIGPVLSQIGHLAKLDLLYLGFNLLSGSILEISRCLNLTYRYLHSNVITGNLPERFSWLISLQFVDFSNNLIEGPLSPSLESLSSLTKLIMKKNRFSGPIPSQIGSLEKLQLLDSSGNELSGNIPVSLGKIPTLEITLNLG from the exons ATGGCCGAGGCATCTGGCAGGAACGCGGCACTTGTTTATTACCAAACCAAGGGAGTCATCTCTTTCGGGTGGGAAGGAAGAAAAGATTTTGCTGTTCAGGAACATGGGAG AGGCCGTGGATTCGTCTCAGAACGGCTTGACCGGAAACATTCCAAAGGGGATCTTCGAGCTCAAGAATCTCGTCAAGCTCTTGCTTCTCTCCAGCAATTTGTCGGGCTAGATACCGGTCAAGATCGGAAATTGCTCTTGTCCTTGATTCGCTTCCAAGCGAACCTCAACATGCTTATTGGGCCTGTCCTATCGCAGATTGGGCACTTGGCCAAACTCGATTTGCTATATCTCGGATTTAATCTCCTTTCCGGGAGCATTCTAGAGATCTCCAGGTGCCTGAATCTCACGTACCGATACCTACATTCCAATGTGATCACTGGAAATTTGCCAGAGAGATTTAGCTGGCTTATCTCGTTGCAATTTGTTGATTTTTCTAACAATTTGATTGAAGGACCGCTGAGTCCAAGTCTTGAATCGCTGAGTTCACTCACTAAACTCATTATGAAGAAGAATAGATTCTCTGGGCCGATTCCGAGCCAAATCGGTTCGCTTGAGAAGTTGCAGTTACTGGACTCGAGCGGAAACGAGCTGTCGGGAAATATTCCGGTGAGCTTGGGTAAGATTCCGACGCTTGAGATCACTCTGAATCTGGGCTAG